From one Musa acuminata AAA Group cultivar baxijiao chromosome BXJ2-6, Cavendish_Baxijiao_AAA, whole genome shotgun sequence genomic stretch:
- the LOC135614491 gene encoding F-box protein 7-like isoform X1, with translation MSRVFGRQSWLMRSMMPARQDAGVGMLIGISQSGWSRLGGWSLSCTKGSRRVVTDFGPSTNVSIPVPSEFGTFSRLRTMQFVGTERPWLNLYGNRVRPVAPFGSVSSTPFTDPSLIHRCLPDELLLEVFSRMNPYTLGRAACVCRKWRYAIRNPNLWRNACLKIWQASGVETNYRIVQSLYDGSWRKMWVWRPRIRNDGLYVSRNTYIRTGVAEWKVTNPVHVVCYYRYLRFYPSGKFLYKISSQKVKDVVKCMNRASKADCVFKGDYILTEDQVETALLYPGLRYTLLRMRLRLRGTTLGANNRLDVLKLVTTGVNESEVRNHGDDMLGIVEGWEEDETHDPDVPAISHGRGLTPFVFVSFEEAETSVLNLPVDKMDYFVPG, from the exons ATGTCGAGAGTTTTCGGTCGGCAGAGCTGGTTGATGAGGTCGATGATGCCCGCCAGACAGGATGCTGGTGTCGGGATGTTGATTGGTATCTCTCAGTCGGGATGGTCGCGTCTCGGGGGGTGGTCGCTCTCCTGCACAAAAGGCTCTCGTCGGGTGGTTACTGACTTTGGTCCCTCAACGA ATGTTTCCATCCCAGTTCCTTCAGAATTTGGCACATTCTCTCGTCTGAGGACCATGCAATTTGTTGGAACAGAGAGACCTTGGCTAA ATCTATATGGGAATAGGGTCCGGCCTGTTGCTCCCTTTGGAAGTGTCAGCAGTACACCTTTCACTGATCCTTCTCTGATACATCGATGTTTGCCAGATGAGTTGCTCTTGGAG GTTTTCTCAAGAATGAATCCCTACACTTTAGGGAGGGCGGCCTGCGTTTGTCGCAAATGGAGGTACGCTATTCGGAATCCCAACTTGTGGCGCAATGCATGCCTGAAAATTTGGCAG GCTTCTGGAGTGGAGACAAACTACAGAATTGTCCAGTCTCTCTATGATGGTTCTTGGAGGAAAATGTGGGTCTGGAGACCAAGGATTCGAAATGATG GTCTCTACGTTAGCCGGAATACCTACATTCGTACAGGGGTTGCAGAGTGGAAAGTTACAAATCCTGTCCATGTG GTTTGTTACTACCGTTACTTGAGATTTTATCCAAGTGGGAAGTTCCTCTACAAG ATCTCTTCACAAAAAGTTAAAGACGTGGTTAAATGCATGAATCGTGCATCTAAAGCTGACTGTGTCTTCAAAGGTGACTATATCTTAACTGAAGATCAG GTAGAAACTGCTCTCTTATACCCAGGCTTGCGTTATACTTTGCTGAGAATGCGACTTAG GCTCAGAGGTACAACTCTAGGGGCAAACAATCGGCTAGATGTCTTGAAGCTCGTTACAACTGGTGTAAATGAAAGTGAAGTAAGAAACCATGGAGATGACATGCTTGGAATCGTGGAAGGTTGGGAAGAGGATGAGACACATGATCCAGATGTGCCTGCTATATCCCACGGAAGGGGTTTGACACCGTTTGTGTTTGTTTCATTTGAAGAG GCTGAAACGTCGGTGTTGAATCTTCCTGTGGACAAGATGGATTACTTCGTACCTGGCTAG
- the LOC135614491 gene encoding F-box protein 7-like isoform X2, producing MASDVSIPVPSEFGTFSRLRTMQFVGTERPWLNLYGNRVRPVAPFGSVSSTPFTDPSLIHRCLPDELLLEVFSRMNPYTLGRAACVCRKWRYAIRNPNLWRNACLKIWQASGVETNYRIVQSLYDGSWRKMWVWRPRIRNDGLYVSRNTYIRTGVAEWKVTNPVHVVCYYRYLRFYPSGKFLYKISSQKVKDVVKCMNRASKADCVFKGDYILTEDQVETALLYPGLRYTLLRMRLRLRGTTLGANNRLDVLKLVTTGVNESEVRNHGDDMLGIVEGWEEDETHDPDVPAISHGRGLTPFVFVSFEEAETSVLNLPVDKMDYFVPG from the exons ATGGCCTCAG ATGTTTCCATCCCAGTTCCTTCAGAATTTGGCACATTCTCTCGTCTGAGGACCATGCAATTTGTTGGAACAGAGAGACCTTGGCTAA ATCTATATGGGAATAGGGTCCGGCCTGTTGCTCCCTTTGGAAGTGTCAGCAGTACACCTTTCACTGATCCTTCTCTGATACATCGATGTTTGCCAGATGAGTTGCTCTTGGAG GTTTTCTCAAGAATGAATCCCTACACTTTAGGGAGGGCGGCCTGCGTTTGTCGCAAATGGAGGTACGCTATTCGGAATCCCAACTTGTGGCGCAATGCATGCCTGAAAATTTGGCAG GCTTCTGGAGTGGAGACAAACTACAGAATTGTCCAGTCTCTCTATGATGGTTCTTGGAGGAAAATGTGGGTCTGGAGACCAAGGATTCGAAATGATG GTCTCTACGTTAGCCGGAATACCTACATTCGTACAGGGGTTGCAGAGTGGAAAGTTACAAATCCTGTCCATGTG GTTTGTTACTACCGTTACTTGAGATTTTATCCAAGTGGGAAGTTCCTCTACAAG ATCTCTTCACAAAAAGTTAAAGACGTGGTTAAATGCATGAATCGTGCATCTAAAGCTGACTGTGTCTTCAAAGGTGACTATATCTTAACTGAAGATCAG GTAGAAACTGCTCTCTTATACCCAGGCTTGCGTTATACTTTGCTGAGAATGCGACTTAG GCTCAGAGGTACAACTCTAGGGGCAAACAATCGGCTAGATGTCTTGAAGCTCGTTACAACTGGTGTAAATGAAAGTGAAGTAAGAAACCATGGAGATGACATGCTTGGAATCGTGGAAGGTTGGGAAGAGGATGAGACACATGATCCAGATGTGCCTGCTATATCCCACGGAAGGGGTTTGACACCGTTTGTGTTTGTTTCATTTGAAGAG GCTGAAACGTCGGTGTTGAATCTTCCTGTGGACAAGATGGATTACTTCGTACCTGGCTAG